CAGGGGTATTTCGGTGTTGCGTCTTGCATGCTGTCTCATAGGATTTTCTCCTGTCTGCCGTTCTATCGATACAGTTATCATCGGCATTACAAAAATAAAAAATAATGTTATATTTCAAGTTCCGATAAGAGAATTCATGATGTCTGATTTTTTTGACTCCGAATAACGTCTTTTATAATTTATAGCCTTTTCCACCACACCTGAAAGAGATTCGACGGTCTGCATCTCAAAAATGGCTGCAATGGACAGATCTATTCTGAATTCATCTCTGATGCGCGATATTACCTTTGTTGCGCTAATGGAGTTTCCACCAAGATCAAAAAAGTTATCGTATCTTGTTAAATCAGGTTTTCCGAGTACTTCAGAAAAGATACCGAGCAGTATTATTTCGAACCTGGACTGGGGTTCGGGATTCATATCCATATTAATTGCTGCGAACGGTTCATCGTCTTGAGAAATTTCATCTTTTATGAGACCCTTGATAAAATCATCCCTGAGTTTGTACCGTTTTATTTTTCCGCTTGAGGTTAGCGGTAATTCCGGTACTTTTACAATTGAAGACAAGGTGAATCCGAACGATTTCCGCAACCGGCTGTTTATATTAGAAAGCATTCTTGAAAGGTGCTGTCTTGATTCTCCTGACCTTGCAAAGAGTATGACCTTTTCCAAGCCTGTTTTGACATCCGTTATTCCGCAGACTGCATAATGAAGAGATCTGAGCCCCGGGATATTCCTGATGTATTCTTCTATATCGTTTGAATATATATTTCTGCCGTTTATAAAAATTATATCCTTGTGCCTGCCAGTTACAACAATTCTGCCGTCTCTTATGAATCCCATATCTCCTGTTCTGAGCCATTCACCGCAAAAAAGATCTGAGTCCATATCCACCCCATTGAAATAGCCGGATGTGACATTCATACCCTTGATCTGGATATGGCCGATCATGTTCTCATTAAGTAGCTCGTCATTGTCATCAGTTATCCTGACAGTCATATATGAGACGGGATATCCCAGGTCTGCAAGTTCGATTGAATCTTCATCTTCTGAAGCATCTATGGCGATGTTTCTGTTTATTAATACATTTCTGTCGATTTTATGGAAAGTGGGAACCGAGTTGATCGGCGGCATCGATATTTGAAGAGATGCTTCTGCCATACCGTATGCCATCCGGATGGATTCTTTTTTGAGACCGAACCGTTTGAATTTATTTATGAATGAGTGAGTGACCGAGGAGGATATCGGCTCAGAACCATTGTAAAGGGCTCTTATCGAAGAAAGGTCTATGTTTTTTATGTCTTCGTCCCTTACCTGGGAAGTCAGCCACTGCATTGCAAAATTAGGGCATGGCACATGTGTCGCCCTGTATTTGTGGATGAGCTTCAGGAATAGTGAAGGATTCTCTACAAATGTTCTGGTGGACAGGTTTACCTGGCTCATACCAGTAAGCATTGGTGAAATATGAAAACCGATCAGTCCCATATCATGTGAATACGGCATCCAGTTTACAAAGCTGAGTTCATCAAAGGCGATATCCATATCGCGTGATATCCTGTTTCCGGACAGGATTTCCAGAGACTCAATCAGGCGTGATGATTTAGGGCCCATCCTTAACATGTTAAGATCGGATAAACGAGAAACTGTTCTGGATACGATTCCCCTGCCGTGAATCTTGAAAAAGCGGTTTTTCATAAGAAACAGGGAATAGCCGATTACCGGTCTTACATCATTCGGGTCAGAGCTCAAGGTCATGATGGCGCCGGCGTCTATCGATGAAAGAAGATTGGCCTGAGATAGAATCACGCCTTTCGGATCGCCTGTCGAACCCGATGAGAATTGTATCAATACCGGTTCGTCCGGGCCTGTTTTATAAAAATTGTTATCCGGACGGCTGCCAAGAAGTTCGACAATATCGAACAGATTTGAACATTCAAGTCCTCTGAAAACCTCTCTTTCCTGGTCTGTGACAATACAGAAATTATTGATAACCCTTAAAACTCCATTAAGCCTTTCCATGCCTTCAGGTATTGGATAGCCGTTAGGAAGAGGGAGAGGTACAGGGACAAAACCGCCAAGAATTGAACCCCAGAAGGCCGAAAGAAACAGGGCCGGGTCTGCAAGCTGCAATATTACCTTATAGCCGGGTTTCAGGCCTTTTCCTCTAAGTCCGGACATGACACATTTCGAACTGTGCATCAGATCCGAATATGATTGAAGGTGTTCATTCCCGTCCTCGTTGACGTGGATGATTCCTTTGTCGGGACCAAGTATACATGCTGCACGGATGATGTCGGACATCTTTGTTATAAGTGGCGGTATGAGGGAATTTTTTTGAGGCTCGGGGCCTGAAGATATCGCCTGACGGTTGTTTGCCTTAAGAATATCTTCTATCTGCCTGTTCTTGTATTCATGAAAAGCACAATCCTGAATCATAAGTCCTCCTTAACAATAAAAAATCAAATAAAATCTAATAAGAAAGTTCAGCTGGCAGTTATTATAACTCCAAATTGAACCGATTAAAAAGGTTGCTTTTAAAAAATATTTTATTATGGTCCTGATGTATGTCTTATCGGGACTGGCGAGAGAATCCTGAGGTAAAAGTACAGGACGATAATCGAGATTACAAATAAACCGGAGATGATATAAAAAATATCATTAAGGGCAAGATAATCCATTATAATCCCGCTTATGCCGGGTCCGGCAATGAATCCAAGCATGTTAGTGATCGTAAACAGACCCAATGAAATACCCAGCCCGCTTTTTCCGGTGAGGCTTATCAGAAGAGCGGAAGATGAAGGCATTACCAGAGCAATCCCGATGCCTGAAACAATACCCAGTGCGGCAAACGAGTGAAAAGAAGTGCCGGTGGGAAGCAACCCTATACCAACGGCAATCAGAAATAGGCCGGACATCATAATTACAGTCTTGTCGGTTTTGTTTGCAATATAGCCGGCCGGTGTCAGACATATGCCGGCGGTAATTGCAAATATTGACGCCAGCAAACCAATCTGAGGCTGTGTAAGGCTGTGCCGGTTTGCCAGTACGGGCAGGAATGAAGTGAGGCCGCCTTCACCGAGGGAAAGGACAAACGAGCATATCAGCAGTCCCTGAACTGGACGGAATGTGAGTATATCTGTAATTCTTTTGAATTTCATACCGGGTTTGTTTTCAGATGACATCCTTTTTATTTTTTCTGGCAGAAGGGTGCAGAGCAGAAATGAAAAAAACAGGATCCCTGACATAATGATAAACGGCATGTTGAAATTGGAATTTTTTGAGGCATAGCCTCCTAATGTCGGGCCTATACCCATGCCGAAAAAAGTGCATGCATTGAATATACCCATATATGAGGCTTCCCTGCCTTTTGTTGAGAGAGAACCAGCCCATGCCAGGGAAGGTGTTATGACCATTGCGCTCAAAAGCCCCTGAATGAGCCTGAGAATAGCCAGATTCCAGGGGTTTTGCGTCATAAGATATAGAAGGGATACCCCTGCCTGAATTCCGAGACCCAGCGCAATAAGCAATTTGTATCCGTATCTGTCTCCCAGCCTCCCTGCAAACGGGCTTGCAAGCATGAAAGAGATGAAATAACATGAGGTTATTATGCCGAGCATCGTTCCGCTTATGCCGAGAGTTTCAATGTAAACAGGGAGAACAGGGGCCAGGATATTCATGCCTGTCATGGCGGAAAATGAGCAGATGCATAAGATTGCAAATACACGTGACATAAGAAAATCCATATCCTACAAAGAATGTTTATTGCCAACAACAATTTACTTATTAATTTTAACTGCAAATAAATTAAAATATTTAAGGAACGCGGGAGGGGAAATCATGGGAGTTGAAATCTCTATTGTTTATGAGGGTGATCTGCACTGCACGGCAGAACACTCTATTTCCGGTCAAAAAATCATCACGGATGCGCCGCTAGATAACGGTGGCAGAGGCGAGGCATTTTCTCCCACAGATCTTGTCGGCGCAGCCCTGGGAACATGTATTATCACAGTCATGGACCTTGTTGCCAAACGTTCAGGGATAGACTTGAAAGGAACAAAAGTACATGTGATCAAAGATATGACGTCAATTCCTGCGAGACGGATCGGCAAACTCACGGTTGAAATAACTTACCCGGAAGGTTTGAACCTGTCCGAAGCCGACAGAACGAAACTTGAAAAAACTGCCCATACATGTCCTGTTAAGCAGAGCCTTTGTAAGGATGTTGAGGTTGTGATCAATTTCAGCCTTCCATCCTGAACGATTCATGCTGCAGGTGAAGTAAACAGGAATAGTGTATGGATATAATCAGCTTGTTTGAAAAAAGCGATCTTTTTGCAGGTATGGAGGATGAGCTTAAAACCCTGCGTGCCGCCGGGTCAGTAAAAAACATGTCACATGCGGAACTTCTTTTTACCGAAGGTGAACCCGGTAAATACTTCTATCTTCTTGTTGATGGAGGGGTAAGGCTTTTCAAGACTTCTGCTTCAGGGCAGGAGGTGGATATTAGGCTTGTCAGGCCAGGAGAAATATTTGCCGAACTGATACTGTTTGAAAGGGATACGTATCCGGTAAGCGCAATGGCCGTTATGCCCAGCACCGTGTTCGCTGTTAACAGGGATGCTTTTTATGATCTGCTTTCAAAAGAGCCTTTCAGAAAAAAATTCATTATCAGTCTGATGCAAAAGCAGCGCTATCTTGCAGAACGCATCATGTACCTGATGTCGTATGATGTTGAGGAGCGGTTTTTCCGTTTTCTCCTCGATCATTACGGATGTTTCAATGAAATCCGGATAGATATACCGAAAAAAGACATCGCATCTGCGATCGGAACGATCCCGGAAACATTCTCAAGGCTTATCGCAAGGCTTAAAAATCACGGGGCAATAGAGTGGGAGGGAAACCGCCTTAAGGTAAACCCTGAATGGTGGGAAATGTATCAGGATGAATAAATATTCAATAAGAGTTACAGCTTCTCCCAGGTTGTCCCTGCAGGCGAGTCCTTTAACTGTATTCCCTTATCCTTAAGTATCTCCCTGATTTCATCGGCGCGTTTAAAGTCCCTGTTTTTTCGTGCGGTATTCCGCTCATTGATAAATGCCTCGATGTCTGTTTCGGTAAGGCCTGCATCTGTGAGGCCTGAATGCTTCATCATTTCAAGAAATGCAGCAGGTTCTTCCTCAAGAATTCCGAGCACATCATTAATCAGTCTTATTGCTCCTGCCATTGATGTCTTATCCATTGCAGTGAGGGATGAAGCTTCGTTTAATGTCTTGTTAACCGAGGTAGTAAGTTCATGAATACAGGCTATTGCACGTGCAGTGTTGAAGTCGTCGCACATGGCTTCATCGAATGAGGTCATGAAAGATTGAACAACTTCCGGCAGTCTGGATTCTTCTGAAGATTCCGCTGAAAGGTTGACACGTTCAAGCATCTCATAAAATCTGATAAGTGTCTGTCTTGATGTCTCAAGCGCTTCTTCTGAATAGTCGATAGGCGTCCTGTAGTGACTGGATACAAGCATGAGTCTCAATATTTCGGGGTGAGTTGTCTTTGTAATCTCCCTGATTGTGAGGAAATTCCCCAGCGATTTGCTCATTTTTTCGCCGTTAATCGTTACAAAGCCATTGTGAACCCAGTAGCGGACAAAGGTCTTTTCATATACACCTTCGGACTGGGCTATCTCGTTTTCATGATGAGGGAACATCAGGTCCTTGCCGCCGCCATGGATATCAAGCTGAGGTCCAAGATAATGTGTGCTCATGGCTGAGCATTCTATATGCCAGCCGGGCCTGCCCTGTGACCAGGGGCTGTCCCACAGCGGTTCTCCAGGCTTGCTTTTTTTCCAGAGCGCGAAATCGAGAGGGTCTTCCTTGCTTTCATCGATATCAACCCTGGCA
The nucleotide sequence above comes from Desulfomonilia bacterium. Encoded proteins:
- a CDS encoding non-ribosomal peptide synthetase, which translates into the protein MIQDCAFHEYKNRQIEDILKANNRQAISSGPEPQKNSLIPPLITKMSDIIRAACILGPDKGIIHVNEDGNEHLQSYSDLMHSSKCVMSGLRGKGLKPGYKVILQLADPALFLSAFWGSILGGFVPVPLPLPNGYPIPEGMERLNGVLRVINNFCIVTDQEREVFRGLECSNLFDIVELLGSRPDNNFYKTGPDEPVLIQFSSGSTGDPKGVILSQANLLSSIDAGAIMTLSSDPNDVRPVIGYSLFLMKNRFFKIHGRGIVSRTVSRLSDLNMLRMGPKSSRLIESLEILSGNRISRDMDIAFDELSFVNWMPYSHDMGLIGFHISPMLTGMSQVNLSTRTFVENPSLFLKLIHKYRATHVPCPNFAMQWLTSQVRDEDIKNIDLSSIRALYNGSEPISSSVTHSFINKFKRFGLKKESIRMAYGMAEASLQISMPPINSVPTFHKIDRNVLINRNIAIDASEDEDSIELADLGYPVSYMTVRITDDNDELLNENMIGHIQIKGMNVTSGYFNGVDMDSDLFCGEWLRTGDMGFIRDGRIVVTGRHKDIIFINGRNIYSNDIEEYIRNIPGLRSLHYAVCGITDVKTGLEKVILFARSGESRQHLSRMLSNINSRLRKSFGFTLSSIVKVPELPLTSSGKIKRYKLRDDFIKGLIKDEISQDDEPFAAINMDMNPEPQSRFEIILLGIFSEVLGKPDLTRYDNFFDLGGNSISATKVISRIRDEFRIDLSIAAIFEMQTVESLSGVVEKAINYKRRYSESKKSDIMNSLIGT
- a CDS encoding Crp/Fnr family transcriptional regulator encodes the protein MDIISLFEKSDLFAGMEDELKTLRAAGSVKNMSHAELLFTEGEPGKYFYLLVDGGVRLFKTSASGQEVDIRLVRPGEIFAELILFERDTYPVSAMAVMPSTVFAVNRDAFYDLLSKEPFRKKFIISLMQKQRYLAERIMYLMSYDVEERFFRFLLDHYGCFNEIRIDIPKKDIASAIGTIPETFSRLIARLKNHGAIEWEGNRLKVNPEWWEMYQDE
- a CDS encoding OsmC family protein encodes the protein MGVEISIVYEGDLHCTAEHSISGQKIITDAPLDNGGRGEAFSPTDLVGAALGTCIITVMDLVAKRSGIDLKGTKVHVIKDMTSIPARRIGKLTVEITYPEGLNLSEADRTKLEKTAHTCPVKQSLCKDVEVVINFSLPS
- the cysS gene encoding cysteine--tRNA ligase, encoding MALEIYSTPEKKKKEFKPISGNKVGMYVCGMTVYDMCHIGHARSQIVFDVISRFLRHKGFDLTYVRNYTDVDDKIIARANKEGVSSQELAERYIDEFSKDMDILRVKKPDIEPRATEHIPQIIEMVKTLIEKGLAYESDGSVYYRVSKFRPYGYLSGRRLEEMIAGARVDIDESKEDPLDFALWKKSKPGEPLWDSPWSQGRPGWHIECSAMSTHYLGPQLDIHGGGKDLMFPHHENEIAQSEGVYEKTFVRYWVHNGFVTINGEKMSKSLGNFLTIREITKTTHPEILRLMLVSSHYRTPIDYSEEALETSRQTLIRFYEMLERVNLSAESSEESRLPEVVQSFMTSFDEAMCDDFNTARAIACIHELTTSVNKTLNEASSLTAMDKTSMAGAIRLINDVLGILEEEPAAFLEMMKHSGLTDAGLTETDIEAFINERNTARKNRDFKRADEIREILKDKGIQLKDSPAGTTWEKL
- a CDS encoding MFS transporter, encoding MSRVFAILCICSFSAMTGMNILAPVLPVYIETLGISGTMLGIITSCYFISFMLASPFAGRLGDRYGYKLLIALGLGIQAGVSLLYLMTQNPWNLAILRLIQGLLSAMVITPSLAWAGSLSTKGREASYMGIFNACTFFGMGIGPTLGGYASKNSNFNMPFIIMSGILFFSFLLCTLLPEKIKRMSSENKPGMKFKRITDILTFRPVQGLLICSFVLSLGEGGLTSFLPVLANRHSLTQPQIGLLASIFAITAGICLTPAGYIANKTDKTVIMMSGLFLIAVGIGLLPTGTSFHSFAALGIVSGIGIALVMPSSSALLISLTGKSGLGISLGLFTITNMLGFIAGPGISGIIMDYLALNDIFYIISGLFVISIIVLYFYLRILSPVPIRHTSGP